The window CTGTAACTGGAATTTTTTGACTGCATCAACCAGTTTTTGGTCATAAATTTTTGACGCTGCATTAACGGGTTTCGCAGGTTCTGCAACAGCCGCTTCGTTCGCCTGCTCGCTGGCTTGTTCTGCCACTTGCGCTAACGTTTCTGGCACCTCAGTTTCAACCACGTCTTCAGTAGCACCTTCACTTAATAAACCTTCACGCTGTAAAATTTTACGTAACACAAGGACATCGTCACTGGATTGCCCCGGTTTTAATGTCTTTGTGCCTGTCAGTTCTAACGTATCTTCAGGTAGCGCCAACAATTTAAGCATTTCTTTGCGCATTGGCTGGTACATTGGATGATTAGGCGCTTGTTCTTTAATCCATTCAGTCAAGCGCTGTGCTTCCATAGCCTCTAACCAAGGTTTCATCTGCGCAGTGGTTGGTGCGATAATTTTGTATGGACGGTTAGTGTACAGCCAATATTGCCCACTCGCTTCTATGGAAGACAAATACTGAAGGTATCCAAGCATTGCATCAGATAAAATAACATCACGCCCCAGTTCACTGAGCTGGTTATTTTCCAATATAGACAGCCATTCACTAAATTGAGGTTGAATCCCAGAAAGTGATAGTTCTGCTAATTGTTGTTGGAATTGACTCACCGCCGTTTCATCTTGCCACAACAGTGCCATTTGCTTATCGGCATATAACTTGGCAAGTTGCGTTGCAAAAATAGGTTTCACATCCGAGGGAAGTGACGCCGTGATCTTTGCCATACTTTCTGTTGGTGTTACCGTCACTGTTTCTTTAACTTCAACAACTTGTGGTTGTTGCGCTTCGGTGACACTTTGCTGCGTATTTTCATCATTAGAAAAAGCGGGAAACTGGAATGCCATTAACCCACATATTACTGAGACTTGCAGAGCTTTCACTCTTCTCTTTGCCATACATCCACCTTAAGTTACTACATGGATAACAATAGTTTTTTTATTATAGTTGCTATTTTATTGTATTTTATTTTAACAATAATGTTATAGGAATAGACTAATTTTCGCTATTTTGAATGTTCAATCATCTGAAATAGTTAGAATTCAAATATACATTTGAGAAATAGAATTATTCCCATCTTTAACATTTTAGTGTTTTTTACCCGTTACTCCTTGTATTAAACAATGTCACAATACACATAGTTGAGTTTTATTTTTATGAAAAGTATTTACCCAACTTATTTAATTACTCAATAACCTTATTCTTAGTAATGAATTTACGATTAAAAAATAAAATCCAAACTAATCTAATAACAATATATTGATGACAATTGAAACTCTATAACTACTCAATATAAAAACGCCGACATTTATGACTAAATATCGGCGCTTAATTAAATGACATTACTCACTATTGTTGTAATGACTCTCCTGTAACAGGACTTTCTTGCCCAAAACCTTTCAGACCAACGACATGTACGTGTTCATTATTACCAAATACTTTACGTACCAATTTATAAGTTGTTCCTTTTTCTGGGCTGATATTTTCAGGCGCAGCAATAATTAACTGCATTTCTAACCTATCACACAGCTCAAATAATGTGGCGATCGATTTTGCATCCAACCGCGCAGCTTCATCTAAAAATAGTAATCGGCAAGGAATAATATCTTTTGCACGTAAACGACGCGACTCTTCTTCCCAGCTTTGAACAACCATGACTAAGATGGACATCCCCGTACCAATTGCTTCTCCGGTGGATAACGCGCCACTTTCTGCTTTTAACCAACCATCAGAGCCACGATTAACCTCTACATCTAACTCTAAATAGTTACGGTAATCTAATAACTCTTCCCCGATAGTTTGCGGTAAGCGTTGCCCAACATCCACTTGAGGATTCAAACGCTGATACAGTTTTGCCATCGCTTCAGAGAACGTTAAACGTTGGCTAGTAAACAAGTCTTGGTGCATTTCGCTTTCTTCGGATAGCACACTGAGTAACAACGCGTGGCTTTCACGAATATTCACGTTTAGACGTACCCCTTTAACCTGACCAAATGCCACCGCTTGTAACCCTTGGTTAAGCATACGGATGCGGTTTTGCTCACGTTGGATCGTTTTGCGAATAATATTTGCCACACTTTTCGAGCTAATCGCCAATTTTTGCTCACGCGCAGTTAATTCTTCTGTTAAACGCGCTAACTCGATTTCCATTTGCTCAATCGCATCAATAGGGTCATCAGTACGAATGATATCTTGGCGAATACGTTCACGTAGATGCTGATAAACGGCAATAAAGAACTGGATCTTACGCTCAGGGTGTTTTGGATCTTCCGATAAACGTAATACATCGCGTAAATGTTCGTTATCTGACACGGCCAGACGTAGTGCTCCCAAGGCCTTATCCGACATGGAACGCAGACTATCACCATCGGTGTATGCGAGTTCACGGCGATGTAAGCGGCGTTCAACACCGTTATCTTTCACCAAACGCATCACTGCACACCAACCTGCTTTCGCAGAAACCACTTGTTCACGTAACAAGTAGTAATCTTTCTCAAGTTTACGTAGACGTTTTTGTAAGTTATCCATTTCTGCTTCACATAAGGTGAGCTGTTTTTCTAACTGATTAATACGACTACGGTTTTCCATTACACGTTGGTGCAACTCATCACGACGAATACGAGCTCGTTCTTGGGCATCAGGATCCGCTTTAACCCCAATCTCCTGCATTTCGGCTTCTAACTCTTTTAGCATTTCTTGCTTCGTGTCAAAAGAACTGCGTAATGAAGCGAAAACTTGGTGATATTGCGCTGATTGAGATTGATGCTGACGTAATTGCTCGCGAGCATGGGTACGTTCCGCTTCCGCTTGCTCTAAACGTTGACGTAACTTCTCGTTGAGATCCGCATTTTCATTGACCATGCCCGTCGAATCACTGTAACTAAAGTGCGCACGGCGTTGAACAACCTCAACAATTGCAAAAGCTTGCTGCTTAGCATTTTGCTGTGCATGTTTTGCTATATCGTAATCTTTACGTAATTGGTCGTACTGCTCAGGATCGCTGAGTAAAACCGTCACTATTGGCTCTAGTTTTTCTAACGCATGACCATGTTTATTTAGAAAGTGTGCGGCTTCTTCTGCTTCAATCAACTCTTCGCTAATTTCTTCTGCTCTATCCGCTAAAGTTTCATCAAGCAATAACCCCATTTGAGGCAAAAGTCGATTAAGCGCGGCTAAGCTTTCTTTACCTTGCGCAAACTGCTGGCGTTGCTGTGAGGTTTGTTCTTCAAATTGACTTAATGAACGTTCCAGCTCGGTACGTTTTTGATTTAATACCCGAATTTCAGCTTCAGGATCATCCTCAAACGCCACAGAAATGTGCTGGCCAATAAAGCGGCTGAATGCTTGGTGTGCACGCTGAATTTTTTGTACATCAAAAGATAGTGTCGCATAACGTTCGGCAAGCTCATCACGTTCCGCTGTAAGCGATTCCAAATGGCTTTCACGTGCTGCACGACCAAACAATGGTAATTCCGGATAGCGCGAATAGCGCCACTGACGATCAGATGAACGTACTAATACTGCATTTTCGAACTCTTGCGCATCAAAAACGCTATCATCAAAAGAAGACGGATCCCCTTCGATAAAATACACATCATCAGGGCAGTCTTGTAATGAATCTAGCTGGTTACGAACCGCATCAAGGTCTTGTACCACAATACCGTGACGAGCTGGACCATACAGCGCTGAGAAATATGCAGCGTCTTCAATCGTGATATCATCATAAATTTCAGACAACAAAACACCATTAAAACGTTCAGCCAACGCTAACATGCGGCTATCTTCTGCACCACTTGGTTGACTTAAACGCTCAATTTGCTTTTCAAGGTCACGACGCTGAGCTGCAACATCATCACGCTCAACGGTAATTTCACGCTCTTGTTCTAGCAATTGCTGCATAAATTCCGTCACAGCAGTACTCGAATCGAATGTTTCGTTAGATTGCTCGTTCAGTTGCGTTAATGCTTCTTGGGCCACAATCCATGCTGGCGCTTTCGCTGAAAGTTGGCCGATACGCTGGCGAATTTGTTCTAGCTCTTGACGCATTTGCATGCGTCTCTCACCACTTTCATTCACCTCGATGCTTAATTCTTCTTGTTGAGCTTCAAGCTCTGCCATTAATGCATCGAGTTCATCCGGCTCATAACTTTGGCCTTGGCGTTTACAAAATTCTGCAAGTAGCCTTTCTGCATTTTGTTGACTACTTAAACGCTGTTGTAATTCAGAAAGTTGCATACGCAAAGGTTGAACACGCTCTGCCAAATGTTGCTGGGATGACCAATCGCGCAATAATGCACGCGCTTGTTGGTATGCATCACTACGGCTAACCTCACCAATTATGTTCTTAACCAGTTGATAAGCTTGTTCAAATTGGCTATGAGCTGCATCCGCCACACTCATTTTTTGTTCAAGTGCTAATAATGCTTCCGTAGCTTGCTGCTCCCGTGCTTCAAATGTATCTAGCCATTCATCTGCATTATCAATAGTTAATTCAGGCAGTTGGCACATCTCACGGGCACGGTTCAGTGCATGTAGCGCTTGTTGGTATTGGATTGCGCGAGTTTGTTGCACATCAAGAGCTTGCTGGTAGTCTGCTAATTGATTTTTTAATTCATCAACTTCAATTTCTGCCGCTTCTGCACGTGCTTCAAACTCTTCTTGTGACTCTGTTGCCTGTGCAACAACTTCACTTTGTTCTTCAAGGCGGTAGGTTAATTCTTCAATATCCGCTTGATAACGATCGATTTTTTCTTGTTGGCGCAGTGCCGCTTGCACTAAATTTAAGTGGTCACTTGCCGCTTGGTAATCCGCTTCTAATTCCGTCGATGAGCCATTTTGCTCATTCAATTCGCGTGCCATTTCAATGCTGCGAACTTGCTCCACACGTAATTGCTTACGGCTTGCATATAGCTCATTACGTGCCGCTAGTGCCGCATCAAGGTGGATACGCCGTTCATTTGAGTGACGCATATAATCCGCAGAAACATAGTCTGTGGCTTGGCTAATCAAATGTTTAAATAGATCACGATCTGATTGGGTAACTCGAATCGCTTCTAGTGTTAAACGATTTTCTCGTAGCGCAGCTTCCATATCTTGGAACGCTTTACGCACCCCACTGTTTTCTGGCAGTAAATAATCACGTAGTGAACGGGTGATTGCACTTGAGATCCCACCATACAGTGAGGCTTCAATAAGGCGATAATATTTGCTGCGATCTCCCGCAGAACGTAAGCGCTTCGGTAATACCCCTAATTCAAACAGAACTGAATGGTAGTCAGTAATGGAATTAAACTGTTTGAATAAAACTCCTTCTTGCTCTTCGAGTCTCTCTTTTAATTCGTTTAATGGAATGACTTTTGCCTGACGACCATCAATCACTTCCGTCAAAATTTCTGTCGGTACTGTGGCAAGTGGTACGCCTTGCACCATAAATGGCTTAATGTCGACTTTTTTATCACGCCCTGCCACTTGTTGCAGACGCACGCCCACCATGACACGTTGGTGTTTTGAGTTGAGTATATCCAAGATGGCATAACAGACGCCAGGGCGTAACTTACCGTGTAAACCTTTATCTCGGGAGCCAGACGTCGCCCCGGCTTCTGTGGTATTACGAAAGTGCAGCAAGGTTAAATCAGGGATCATGGCAGTAATAAAAGCCGCCATGGTGGTGGATTTACCCGCACCGTTACCCCCAGAGAGCGTGGTCACCAACTCATCAAGGTCAAAAGTACGCGCAAAAAAACCGTTCCAGTTCACCAGCGTTAGTGAGCGAAATTTACCGCGTTCAATCATTATTCTTCATCCTCATCACTTTCTGCTGGATCTTGGCTATCTTCAACGTCTTCTTCATCACTGTCTTTCAGTGAAAGTTCTCCGTCTAAGGAAATAGCTTCACCATCACGGATCATGCGTAATTGAGCCTCTTGCGGATTATCACCGCTACGTACATCTGCCCCAAAACGGAAAACCGATTCGCTAATAATGAATTTGCTCGGATCATTTTGCAGAAACTGTACCATACCTAAACGGCGTAAGCGGTTTAGGGAGGTTCTTAATTTTTCCTGCAATTTTTGTTTATCAAGATCAGACCCTGTCGAGCGTTGATTGACAAATTTCAATAATTTGCTTTCATCCGCCAGCGATAACAATTCCTCAAATAACTCTTGAGAGGTAAAAATACCTTGGTTGCTTAAGCGTTCTGGACTCAGGTAGAGGTAGCAAAGGATTTTCCCAACCATCATATCCAGTTCAGATAATACAGAACGAGGAATTAATGTGGTTGAACGCGGGCGTAAGTAGAAAAAGCCTTCCGGGGCACGAATTAGCTCGACGTTATAACGTGCGTAAAATTGTTCTAACGCTTCCTGAAAATCCATCAAAAATGCGTGATTATCAAGGTCATCAACACTAATGTGGCGACCTGAACGCAATTGGCTATCTAGCTCTGGAAAAATAGGATTAGCTAATGCTTGAGCCAGCTTTACTGGTATAAATTGTTCAATATTTGTCGATGACATGTGCCTGTACCTTGGCTCCGTGATCATTAATAGCTTGCCATTCTGCCGGTAATCCCGCCAAATCAGCCTCTGCGATACCTAATTTTACAGCTTGATCAATAATAATTCGCGCTACATCAAAATGACGTTTTTGCGGATACTGCTGCAAGTAATCATGCAATACACGACCAACATCTAATGGACGTTGCTCTGCTTTATAGAATGCGAGCTCGGCCTCCATCAATTCTGCAAGCCTATCATTTAATTCGCTAAATTCTTCAAACTCAAGTTCTGGTGGCAACTCCCCCGTCACCTCTTCGTCGTGCAAGGCCAGTTCTTCATCCCGCATATCAAATAATCTTTCAGCATTGGCATAAGTAAGTGCCCAAGGACTGTCGAAATAATGTTGAACAGAATGGCGCAAGCGCTGAGAAAATATGCGGTTTTTATCCATATCAATGGCGGTACGGATAAATTTATGCACATGACGATCGTAACCAATCCAAAGGTCGATGGATTGCTGCCCCCAGCTAACAATACGGTCTAATTTGTTTTGTAAATCAAATACCAACCTGTCAACCATATCTGAAAACGCAGGGGCATTCATGTTGGCTTCTTGGATGCGCAACAAGTTTGCTTGCAGTTTATCCCCCGCCGCTTCTAACGTGTCTTGTAATTCCCTTAGCGTTCCTGAGGTTTCAGAAAGTAATTGTTCACAGTTAGCAATAGCCGCTTGCCAGTCTTGATTTAATAGCGCAGCAATATCTTCTTTTACCGAATTTTGTTGTTCATCCATAATCCGTTGTGATAAATCGATGCTATCAAAAATTTCAGCTACAGAATATTTTAGGGGCGCGAAAACATAACGGTGCCAATAAAAGTCATCACCGCCCTCTTCAGCCGCTTCCGCAGCGCGTTGCAATTCGCCCGCGACAATAGACAATTGCATAGAAAGCCGTAATGTTGAAAATTCACGTTGGCGAATATAGTAATCGCTGATACCAATGCCTAACGGGGTTAAACGATAAATTGCATTGCCTTCAACAAGATCACTCGCAAAGCGGTTAAATATTTTTTGGCGCACCATATCATTAATGGCGTTATTTGCGCGTACTGCCAGTGATTCTGTGGTCTGTTCAAACCCTTTGCAAACTTCACGAAAGGCATCGACCAATTCCCCTTCACTCATTTCACCATTTACCCGTTCACTGTTGAGCACAGCAACGGCAAGCAAAAACGCTAAACGTTCAGCGGGAAGTGAAATCGCAAAGTCATTTTTTCGTGCCCAAGACACAAGTTCGGGGACGGTCTGGGAAAAATCACTCATAAATCGTCCTTTTGTATTTGTTTGCGTGCCATGACATGAATATAACGCCCCATGCTGATATACGGTTCTTCGCGACAATATTGTTGTTCTAATGCCAATAATGCAGGAAAATCTTTTTGCTGTAACTGCCGACTTTGCAAATAATCATGGAAAACCCGAACACCGCTTTTTCCTAAAATATCCATCTTACACTCAGCTAACCATTCATCAACTTGTTGAGGAAATAACGGTTTTTGCGGCGACAACGAGCGTTTACGACGACGCTGGATATGGGGCGTTGCGAGATGGAAATTCCCTAAAATCGCATTACGCATGACCAAGCCATTTGCATTATAGAACATGACAGAAAATACGCCTTCTGGTCTGATTATATCTGCCAGTTGCTCAATTGCATATTTTTGATCGCTAATCCATTCAAGTACCGCATGAAAAAGAACAAGATCAACAGGTTCATCCACATATTGTGCAATATCCTGTACCGCACAATGGATAAATTGCATGTTATCGCTAATACCTTCTTGTTGGGCTAGTTCGCGAGCTCGTTCAAGCATCTCTTCGGATAAATCGCAAAGTATGATTTGATGACCTAATGCCGCTAATTTGCGCGAAAAATGACCTTCCCCACCACCAGCATCAAGGATCCGCAGAGTTTTCCCCTTAAATTGATGATCTAATAGTTGAGTTAAGTCTTGCCAAACCACCGCTTCGCGTATTTTCCCTTTGGTGGTTCCGTAGATATTTTTTGCAAATTTATCAACAATATCATCAAAGTTGCGGTCTGCCATGTGCTATCCAGTTGCTTATCATTCGTTATTTACAGCATATTTATAGGTCAATTTGTCGCAAAAACATCCAAAATCAATCAATTTCATCCAGATATTGATGAAAATTTATCTGATCATGAATATTATCACTGAGTATTGTGCTTAACACACAAGATGTTGGCGACAACTGAAACGTAAATTATAACAGATAATAGCTATATTTTTGCATAGTAGTTTATTTTGCTCAGTGAATTTCATTTTGGCATTATTCGTGTGAATTTTCGTTGTTTTATGTAGCAAATTTGCCAAACTCATCAACAGTATTGGCTATCTGCCTCTCCCTGAATATAGGCTTGATTATGTTATTTTTCTTAAAGAAGTACATTGGTTCACTTTTAATGCCATTGCCATTATTGCTCATTATCGGGGCTATTGGGCTACTTTTACTATGGTTTACTCGCTGGCAAAAATGGGGAAAAAGCTTAACAACCATTAGCTTAATATTGATAGCACTACTTGGGCTGCAACCCGTTGCAGATAGTTTACTTGCGCCTATTGAGGGTAAATATAATAAACGCTATGAATTAATCACGCAGAACCCACCAAAAGATATCAAATATATCGTGGTATTAGGTGGTGGTTTTACCTATAACCCAGACTGGAGTCCGAGTGCTAACTTATTAAGCAATAGCTTACCAAGAGTCACCGAAGGTGTTCGGTTATATCTTAGTCACCCCGGCAGTAAGCTAATTTTTACCGGTGGAAAAGCGAGTAGCACGATAAGCAGTGCAGAGGTTGCCGCCAAAGTTGCACAATCATTAGGTGTTCCTGCAACCGATACCCTCCCTTTGACAGAGCCCAAAGATACGCAAGAAGAGGCTTACGAAGTTGAAAAAATCATTGGTAAAGCCCCTTTTTTACTCGTGACATCGGCGAATCATTTACCAAGAGCGATTACAATGTTTACAGATAGAGGCATGCAACCTTATCCTGCCCCAGCAAATCAACTCGCCATTAGCAGCGGTATTAATCCATGGGAAAAATACATCCCATCAGCCTATTACTTCGGTCATAGTGAGCGCGCTTGGTATGAGTTTATTGGCACAGTTTGGTGGCATATAAAGCCTGACAATACCCAAGCATTGGAAACGCCATTAACCCCACCTGAAATAACCGTTTCTGAATAAAAACAAAAAAGGCGTAACCTCGATATGTTACGCCTGTTTTATCGGTCATAAGTTGCGAATGAATATCTATGATAAGAATTGTTTTCTCACCAATGCTAAATCTTCTGGTGTGTCGACACCTGCCCCGGGGGTAGCTTTAGCAACATCCACATGGATTTTTTCACCATACCAGAGCACCCTAAGTTGCTCGAGCATTTCGATTTTCTCTAGAGGACTGGCTTCCCAGTGGATATAACGGCGAATAAAGCCGGCAC of the Providencia rettgeri genome contains:
- the cmoM gene encoding tRNA uridine 5-oxyacetic acid(34) methyltransferase CmoM, which produces MADRNFDDIVDKFAKNIYGTTKGKIREAVVWQDLTQLLDHQFKGKTLRILDAGGGEGHFSRKLAALGHQIILCDLSEEMLERARELAQQEGISDNMQFIHCAVQDIAQYVDEPVDLVLFHAVLEWISDQKYAIEQLADIIRPEGVFSVMFYNANGLVMRNAILGNFHLATPHIQRRRKRSLSPQKPLFPQQVDEWLAECKMDILGKSGVRVFHDYLQSRQLQQKDFPALLALEQQYCREEPYISMGRYIHVMARKQIQKDDL
- the mukE gene encoding chromosome partition protein MukE: MSSTNIEQFIPVKLAQALANPIFPELDSQLRSGRHISVDDLDNHAFLMDFQEALEQFYARYNVELIRAPEGFFYLRPRSTTLIPRSVLSELDMMVGKILCYLYLSPERLSNQGIFTSQELFEELLSLADESKLLKFVNQRSTGSDLDKQKLQEKLRTSLNRLRRLGMVQFLQNDPSKFIISESVFRFGADVRSGDNPQEAQLRMIRDGEAISLDGELSLKDSDEEDVEDSQDPAESDEDEE
- the elyC gene encoding envelope biogenesis factor ElyC is translated as MLFFLKKYIGSLLMPLPLLLIIGAIGLLLLWFTRWQKWGKSLTTISLILIALLGLQPVADSLLAPIEGKYNKRYELITQNPPKDIKYIVVLGGGFTYNPDWSPSANLLSNSLPRVTEGVRLYLSHPGSKLIFTGGKASSTISSAEVAAKVAQSLGVPATDTLPLTEPKDTQEEAYEVEKIIGKAPFLLVTSANHLPRAITMFTDRGMQPYPAPANQLAISSGINPWEKYIPSAYYFGHSERAWYEFIGTVWWHIKPDNTQALETPLTPPEITVSE
- the mukB gene encoding chromosome partition protein MukB; protein product: MIERGKFRSLTLVNWNGFFARTFDLDELVTTLSGGNGAGKSTTMAAFITAMIPDLTLLHFRNTTEAGATSGSRDKGLHGKLRPGVCYAILDILNSKHQRVMVGVRLQQVAGRDKKVDIKPFMVQGVPLATVPTEILTEVIDGRQAKVIPLNELKERLEEQEGVLFKQFNSITDYHSVLFELGVLPKRLRSAGDRSKYYRLIEASLYGGISSAITRSLRDYLLPENSGVRKAFQDMEAALRENRLTLEAIRVTQSDRDLFKHLISQATDYVSADYMRHSNERRIHLDAALAARNELYASRKQLRVEQVRSIEMARELNEQNGSSTELEADYQAASDHLNLVQAALRQQEKIDRYQADIEELTYRLEEQSEVVAQATESQEEFEARAEAAEIEVDELKNQLADYQQALDVQQTRAIQYQQALHALNRAREMCQLPELTIDNADEWLDTFEAREQQATEALLALEQKMSVADAAHSQFEQAYQLVKNIIGEVSRSDAYQQARALLRDWSSQQHLAERVQPLRMQLSELQQRLSSQQNAERLLAEFCKRQGQSYEPDELDALMAELEAQQEELSIEVNESGERRMQMRQELEQIRQRIGQLSAKAPAWIVAQEALTQLNEQSNETFDSSTAVTEFMQQLLEQEREITVERDDVAAQRRDLEKQIERLSQPSGAEDSRMLALAERFNGVLLSEIYDDITIEDAAYFSALYGPARHGIVVQDLDAVRNQLDSLQDCPDDVYFIEGDPSSFDDSVFDAQEFENAVLVRSSDRQWRYSRYPELPLFGRAARESHLESLTAERDELAERYATLSFDVQKIQRAHQAFSRFIGQHISVAFEDDPEAEIRVLNQKRTELERSLSQFEEQTSQQRQQFAQGKESLAALNRLLPQMGLLLDETLADRAEEISEELIEAEEAAHFLNKHGHALEKLEPIVTVLLSDPEQYDQLRKDYDIAKHAQQNAKQQAFAIVEVVQRRAHFSYSDSTGMVNENADLNEKLRQRLEQAEAERTHAREQLRQHQSQSAQYHQVFASLRSSFDTKQEMLKELEAEMQEIGVKADPDAQERARIRRDELHQRVMENRSRINQLEKQLTLCEAEMDNLQKRLRKLEKDYYLLREQVVSAKAGWCAVMRLVKDNGVERRLHRRELAYTDGDSLRSMSDKALGALRLAVSDNEHLRDVLRLSEDPKHPERKIQFFIAVYQHLRERIRQDIIRTDDPIDAIEQMEIELARLTEELTAREQKLAISSKSVANIIRKTIQREQNRIRMLNQGLQAVAFGQVKGVRLNVNIRESHALLLSVLSEESEMHQDLFTSQRLTFSEAMAKLYQRLNPQVDVGQRLPQTIGEELLDYRNYLELDVEVNRGSDGWLKAESGALSTGEAIGTGMSILVMVVQSWEEESRRLRAKDIIPCRLLFLDEAARLDAKSIATLFELCDRLEMQLIIAAPENISPEKGTTYKLVRKVFGNNEHVHVVGLKGFGQESPVTGESLQQ
- the mukF gene encoding chromosome partition protein MukF, with product MSDFSQTVPELVSWARKNDFAISLPAERLAFLLAVAVLNSERVNGEMSEGELVDAFREVCKGFEQTTESLAVRANNAINDMVRQKIFNRFASDLVEGNAIYRLTPLGIGISDYYIRQREFSTLRLSMQLSIVAGELQRAAEAAEEGGDDFYWHRYVFAPLKYSVAEIFDSIDLSQRIMDEQQNSVKEDIAALLNQDWQAAIANCEQLLSETSGTLRELQDTLEAAGDKLQANLLRIQEANMNAPAFSDMVDRLVFDLQNKLDRIVSWGQQSIDLWIGYDRHVHKFIRTAIDMDKNRIFSQRLRHSVQHYFDSPWALTYANAERLFDMRDEELALHDEEVTGELPPELEFEEFSELNDRLAELMEAELAFYKAEQRPLDVGRVLHDYLQQYPQKRHFDVARIIIDQAVKLGIAEADLAGLPAEWQAINDHGAKVQAHVIDKY
- the ldtD gene encoding L,D-transpeptidase, which encodes MAKRRVKALQVSVICGLMAFQFPAFSNDENTQQSVTEAQQPQVVEVKETVTVTPTESMAKITASLPSDVKPIFATQLAKLYADKQMALLWQDETAVSQFQQQLAELSLSGIQPQFSEWLSILENNQLSELGRDVILSDAMLGYLQYLSSIEASGQYWLYTNRPYKIIAPTTAQMKPWLEAMEAQRLTEWIKEQAPNHPMYQPMRKEMLKLLALPEDTLELTGTKTLKPGQSSDDVLVLRKILQREGLLSEGATEDVVETEVPETLAQVAEQASEQANEAAVAEPAKPVNAASKIYDQKLVDAVKKFQLQYGLEADGVIGKGTRVWLNMKPAQKAGLMALNIQRLRIIPASSGTGILVNIPGYSLDFYLNDEVILDSKVIVGRADRKTPIMSSALNNVVINPPWSVPTSMARKDIAPKGKQDPSYFSRKGYTVYSGWGPDAYEINPYSIDWDNITPANFPYRIRQAPGPTNSLGRYKFNMPSSDAIYLHDTPNHNLFNRNARAISSGCVRVNKASELASILLGDAGWEQKRIDGALKEGSTRYVNIPDRIPVYLYYQTAWVDKDQQPQYRADIYQYDNSIDNVGDYLPMLKKIML